The proteins below are encoded in one region of Macadamia integrifolia cultivar HAES 741 unplaced genomic scaffold, SCU_Mint_v3 scaffold_18A, whole genome shotgun sequence:
- the LOC122071124 gene encoding uncharacterized protein LOC122071124, whose translation MLFFQMNFRTIKQLKAKEDAKIALMKHGLLRKGSDAKSATFKIPSSEQLSIKGVDPSKLEVNIRRKISKEEKLALVKAGREDRGKYQARTAVKQKKKGGLSNRQKEHKKAMPLAAKRAKVSRTREVKKKLQRSSGKQFRGRKAWK comes from the exons ATGTTATTCTTTCAAATGAATTTTCGAacaattaaacaactgaag GCAAAGGAAGATGCGAAGATTGCTCTGATGAAACATGGGCTGTTAAGAAAGGGTTCAGATGCAAAGTCGGCAACTTTTAAGATTCCTAGTTCTGAACAGTTGAGTATCAAAGGAGTGGATCCCTCCAAACTTGAG GTGAACATTAGAAGAAAGATAAGCAAGGAGGAAAAGTTGGCATTGGTGAAAGCTGGCAGGGAGGATAGAGGGAAGTACCAAGCCCGAACTGCTGTGAAACAGAAAAAG AAGGGAGGTTTGAGCAATAGACAAAAGGAGCACAAGAAGGCAATGCCTCTTGCTGCAAAGAGAGCCAAGGTCTCACGGACCAGGGAAGTGAAAAAGAAACTACAACGCAGCTCTGGTAAACAGTTCCGGGGGAGGAAAGCCTGGAAGTGA